In Rhodoligotrophos defluvii, a genomic segment contains:
- a CDS encoding multidrug effflux MFS transporter, which yields MTPLMSPTRTAIMGGLLVAMGSISMALYTPAMPALVHTFQTDPATIKLTLSVYFAGFSVAQLISGPFSDAFGRRPTTLAFFAIYIAGSLICAVTPTVDWLLAGRVLQGIGAAAGVALSRAIVRDQFTGQASARIMNAIGMTLALGPAISPTLGGILLTSFGWHAIFIAMVLYGAGLAALVVFALPETLAERDPSKLRPRTMLRNYAMLIRDGRFAKPTLVIALCLGGLYTMAAILPFVLVDKVGLTPTQFGLGMLMQSGSFLAGAMIVSQILRHRDARKVVPVGLGAILISGIAMAVVLRTVEPSFLSVMIPVGIWAFGLAFVLPATTTDALAPFPKVAGSASALMGFLQIGAGFTGTLAAALFGEPLTALATLLPIMGVTAGLIHLSALRSRKQASASSIAPAE from the coding sequence TTGACCCCGTTGATGTCGCCGACTCGCACCGCCATCATGGGCGGCCTGCTCGTGGCCATGGGCTCGATCAGCATGGCGCTCTATACGCCCGCCATGCCGGCCCTGGTGCACACCTTCCAGACGGACCCGGCCACCATCAAGCTGACCCTCTCGGTGTATTTTGCCGGGTTCTCCGTGGCACAGCTGATCAGCGGTCCGTTCTCCGATGCCTTTGGCCGGCGACCGACCACCCTGGCTTTTTTCGCGATTTATATTGCCGGCAGCCTGATCTGTGCCGTCACCCCGACCGTGGATTGGCTGCTGGCGGGGCGGGTGCTCCAGGGGATCGGCGCCGCGGCTGGCGTGGCGCTGTCGCGCGCCATCGTGCGGGACCAGTTCACGGGCCAAGCCTCGGCGCGCATCATGAACGCCATCGGCATGACCCTGGCCCTCGGACCGGCCATCTCGCCCACCCTGGGCGGGATCCTGCTCACCTCCTTCGGCTGGCACGCCATCTTCATCGCCATGGTGCTCTATGGGGCAGGACTGGCGGCGCTGGTGGTGTTTGCGCTGCCGGAGACGTTGGCCGAGCGCGACCCTTCGAAGCTGCGTCCACGCACCATGCTGCGCAACTACGCCATGCTGATCCGTGATGGCCGGTTTGCGAAGCCAACCCTGGTGATCGCGCTGTGCCTTGGCGGCCTTTATACAATGGCGGCCATCCTGCCCTTCGTGCTGGTCGACAAGGTGGGCCTGACGCCGACGCAATTCGGCCTGGGCATGCTGATGCAGTCCGGTTCGTTCCTGGCCGGCGCGATGATCGTGAGCCAGATCCTCAGGCATCGGGACGCACGCAAGGTGGTGCCGGTGGGACTTGGCGCGATCCTGATCTCCGGCATCGCCATGGCCGTCGTCCTACGGACGGTGGAGCCGAGCTTTCTCAGTGTGATGATCCCGGTGGGCATCTGGGCATTCGGCCTCGCCTTCGTGCTGCCGGCCACGACCACGGATGCCTTGGCACCGTTCCCGAAAGTGGCTGGATCCGCTTCCGCTCTCATGGGCTTCCTGCAGATCGGGGCGGGCTTCACCGGCACCCTAGCGGCGGCTCTCTTTGGCGAGCCGCTCACCGCGCTCGCAACCTTGCTGCCCATCATGGGGGTGACAGCGGGGCTGATCCATCTCTCCGCCCTCCGCAGCCGCAAGCAAGCCTCTGCCTCGTCGATTGCACCGGCTGAGTAG
- a CDS encoding MarR family winged helix-turn-helix transcriptional regulator codes for MRRRTDRALDRAGLGLTSGEARTLAYAAKFEGSRQTTLAELMGVEPMTLVGFLDKLEARALVQRVPDPDDRRAKLVHVTEAARPIVTRVAEIAAVTRASATDGLSPEVVDELRQILQLMRSNLMADEKEPKA; via the coding sequence ATGCGGCGGCGCACGGACCGGGCGCTCGATCGCGCCGGGCTGGGGCTCACGTCCGGCGAGGCGCGCACGCTGGCCTATGCCGCCAAGTTCGAAGGATCGCGGCAGACCACGCTTGCAGAACTGATGGGCGTAGAACCCATGACGCTGGTGGGCTTTCTCGACAAGTTGGAGGCGCGGGCCCTGGTGCAGCGCGTGCCGGACCCGGATGACCGGCGTGCGAAGCTTGTGCACGTCACCGAAGCCGCCAGGCCGATCGTGACCCGTGTCGCAGAGATTGCCGCCGTAACGCGCGCCAGTGCTACAGACGGCCTGTCGCCGGAGGTGGTGGATGAGCTCCGCCAGATCCTGCAGCTCATGCGTAGCAATCTGATGGCCGACGAAAAGGAGCCGAAGGCTTGA
- a CDS encoding sulfurtransferase TusA family protein, with protein sequence MSTPDIAILDARDLQCPWPVLKARKRLLMLAPGAVLQVEATDPMSAIDIPHFCAEAGHALIAQTVENGIYRFVIRRGER encoded by the coding sequence ATGTCTACACCCGACATAGCCATTTTGGACGCACGAGACTTGCAATGCCCCTGGCCCGTGCTCAAGGCGCGCAAGCGGCTGCTGATGCTGGCACCAGGCGCGGTTCTGCAGGTTGAAGCCACCGACCCCATGTCCGCGATCGACATTCCCCATTTCTGCGCGGAAGCCGGGCACGCGCTGATCGCCCAGACCGTTGAGAACGGGATCTATCGCTTCGTCATTCGTCGCGGCGAGAGGTGA
- a CDS encoding CobW family GTP-binding protein, with product MATRSDASGRRPSPGEPLPVSVLTGFLGAGKTTLLNRLLTDPGLSRTAVIINEFGEIGLDHLLVEHSTDNVIEMSSGCLCCTIRGDLVDTLVGLLERRDDGEIAAFDRIIIETTGLADPAPVLHVLMAHPLLVQRLRLDSVITVVDAVSGFATLDAHAEAVKQAAMADRLVLTKTDLATDTAALVALRQRLAALNPGAPVLDAAQDGIEASRLLNAGLYNPETKTIEVARWLAEEAYAAGNDDHGHNHNHNHDHAHDHPVLGHDVNRHDDRIRAYCITTPQPIGETPFGLFLELLNAQYGKDLLRMKGIVKLAEDPDRPVVVHGVQGMLHPPLRLDQWPGSDRRTRLVFITRDVERERVEALLNAFTDRLTGSGAGLSDKTLSLDDSTGLLS from the coding sequence ATGGCAACGAGGAGTGACGCTTCCGGACGCCGGCCTTCCCCGGGTGAACCGCTGCCGGTTTCCGTGCTCACCGGATTTCTCGGCGCCGGCAAGACAACGCTGCTGAACCGTCTGCTGACCGACCCCGGCCTAAGCCGCACCGCCGTCATCATCAACGAGTTCGGCGAGATCGGCCTCGACCACCTCCTGGTCGAGCACAGCACGGACAATGTGATCGAGATGTCCAGCGGCTGCCTCTGCTGCACCATTCGCGGCGATCTGGTGGACACGCTGGTTGGGTTGCTGGAGCGTCGGGACGACGGCGAGATCGCGGCCTTCGACCGGATCATCATCGAAACCACCGGCCTTGCCGACCCGGCGCCGGTGCTGCACGTGCTGATGGCTCACCCGCTGCTGGTGCAACGGCTGCGGCTCGACAGCGTCATCACTGTGGTGGACGCGGTGAGTGGCTTCGCAACGCTGGACGCCCATGCGGAAGCGGTTAAGCAGGCGGCCATGGCCGACCGTCTCGTTCTCACCAAGACGGACCTTGCCACAGACACCGCAGCGCTGGTGGCATTGAGGCAGCGGCTTGCCGCCCTCAACCCGGGGGCGCCGGTGCTCGATGCCGCGCAGGACGGCATCGAGGCATCGAGGCTGCTGAATGCGGGCCTGTACAATCCCGAGACCAAGACCATCGAGGTGGCGCGCTGGCTGGCCGAAGAGGCCTATGCCGCGGGGAATGACGACCACGGGCACAACCACAACCATAACCATGATCATGCCCACGATCACCCCGTCCTTGGTCATGACGTCAATCGCCACGATGACCGCATCCGCGCCTATTGCATCACCACGCCGCAGCCGATCGGTGAGACGCCGTTCGGACTGTTTCTGGAGCTGCTCAATGCGCAGTACGGCAAGGATCTCCTGCGCATGAAGGGTATCGTCAAGCTGGCGGAGGACCCGGACCGGCCAGTCGTGGTACATGGGGTGCAGGGCATGCTGCATCCCCCGTTGCGCCTGGACCAGTGGCCAGGGAGCGACCGGCGCACACGCCTGGTCTTCATCACCCGCGACGTGGAAAGGGAACGGGTGGAGGCGCTACTCAACGCGTTCACCGATCGTCTCACCGGATCGGGCGCAGGCCTCAGCGACAAGACCTTGTCCCTGGATGACTCGACCGGCCTCCTGTCGTGA
- a CDS encoding D-alanyl-D-alanine carboxypeptidase family protein: MRLRHPAVIGLASIAILWQAAAASAGPSLVFEAGSGRIIAGEGDSEPWHPASLTKLMTAYVTFLAIKGGRVSLQSDITYSARAANQPPSKIGLEPGSSLKLDLALEGMLVRSANDFAVAIAENIGGSVPRFVQMMNETARRLGMTGTYFANPHGLPDIRQVTTARDLAILTNTIIRDFPEHQHYFADPSVVVGTREFANRNNLLRQMKNADGIKTGYICSSGYNLIASASQDGRRLVAVVLGAANVNDRTAKAQSLLEQGFTTPASSTTVYRLKAGALSSAALPSDLTPQVCNWKPAFEVSKPEDLQGWGVAFGRFGTPQAATEMMNKWLLATRYVFYGGRGTILRVPYKGDYLVLVDDLNQTQTQSVCSYLRSNNAPCQIMSPDVFVRLAEENREEVAQGKGPNVKVEAAGGAANAPAQGNGNEE, from the coding sequence TTGCGACTTCGTCATCCCGCAGTCATTGGCCTTGCGAGCATTGCCATTCTCTGGCAGGCCGCTGCGGCCTCGGCGGGACCAAGCCTGGTGTTCGAAGCGGGATCAGGGCGGATCATCGCGGGGGAAGGCGACAGCGAGCCGTGGCACCCGGCGTCGCTCACCAAGCTGATGACGGCCTACGTCACTTTCCTGGCCATCAAGGGTGGCCGCGTCTCGCTTCAGTCGGACATCACCTATTCCGCGCGCGCTGCCAATCAGCCGCCGAGTAAGATCGGCCTGGAGCCAGGCAGCAGCCTGAAGCTGGACCTGGCGCTCGAGGGCATGCTGGTCCGCTCGGCCAATGATTTCGCCGTTGCCATTGCCGAGAATATCGGCGGTTCGGTACCGCGCTTTGTGCAGATGATGAACGAGACCGCACGTCGGCTGGGCATGACCGGCACCTATTTCGCCAATCCGCACGGGCTGCCGGATATCCGCCAGGTGACCACCGCGCGCGATCTGGCCATTCTCACCAACACCATCATCCGCGACTTCCCGGAGCATCAGCACTATTTCGCGGATCCTTCCGTGGTGGTGGGCACGCGCGAGTTCGCCAATCGCAACAACCTGCTGCGGCAAATGAAAAATGCCGACGGTATCAAGACCGGCTATATCTGCAGTTCCGGTTACAATCTCATCGCCAGTGCCAGCCAAGACGGCCGCCGCCTGGTGGCGGTGGTTCTGGGCGCGGCCAATGTCAATGACCGGACTGCGAAGGCGCAGTCGCTGCTCGAGCAAGGGTTCACGACACCGGCGAGCTCAACCACCGTTTACCGGCTGAAGGCCGGCGCGCTGTCCAGTGCTGCTCTCCCGAGTGACTTGACGCCTCAGGTCTGCAACTGGAAGCCGGCCTTCGAGGTGAGCAAGCCCGAGGATCTGCAGGGCTGGGGCGTGGCCTTCGGCCGATTCGGTACTCCACAAGCCGCCACCGAGATGATGAACAAGTGGCTGCTCGCCACCCGCTATGTCTTTTATGGCGGGCGGGGCACCATCCTGCGCGTGCCCTACAAAGGCGACTATCTGGTGCTGGTGGATGATCTCAACCAAACTCAGACGCAGTCGGTCTGCAGCTATTTGCGCTCGAACAATGCGCCGTGCCAGATCATGAGCCCGGATGTGTTCGTGAGGCTCGCCGAGGAGAACAGGGAAGAGGTCGCCCAGGGCAAGGGTCCCAACGTCAAAGTGGAAGCGGCCGGCGGAGCGGCCAACGCGCCTGCGCAGGGCAATGGCAACGAGGAGTGA
- a CDS encoding NAD(P)/FAD-dependent oxidoreductase: MADYDVDVAIIGAGIAGIGIGAELARSRSVLVLEAEEQPGYHATGRSAAVYLKHYGNDTIRWLTARSEAFYLNPPAEVTETPLLSPRGELMITDGSDEDVFIRQVEGSALLREISPREALSLVPILRPEKVRRAAIENASDIDVHALHQGWIKVMRKRGGTLLCNARVSKLTREGNRWLIESPAGVVSAAVVVNAAGAWADKVAAMAGLDPIGLTPCRRSMAVLPAPEGYDVSRWPVFGPARELWYCKAEAGTLYVSPAEEDPMEPHDAYPDDMVLAEGLDRFEQAVTIRVTRIERSWAGLRTFARDRTPVIGFDPAAEGFFWLAGQGGYGIQTSPAASRLASAIILGEKAAGDDERTVRAQLDPARFR; encoded by the coding sequence ATGGCTGATTATGACGTGGACGTTGCGATCATCGGGGCCGGGATTGCCGGCATCGGCATCGGTGCGGAACTTGCCCGCTCGCGCAGCGTGCTGGTGCTCGAGGCGGAGGAGCAGCCGGGCTATCACGCGACCGGACGCTCCGCAGCCGTTTACCTCAAGCATTACGGCAACGATACGATCAGATGGCTGACGGCCAGGAGCGAGGCCTTTTACCTCAACCCGCCTGCGGAGGTTACGGAAACGCCGCTGCTCTCGCCGCGAGGCGAGCTCATGATCACCGACGGCAGCGACGAGGACGTGTTCATCCGCCAAGTCGAAGGCAGCGCGTTACTCAGGGAGATCTCACCTCGCGAGGCCCTTTCGCTCGTGCCGATCCTGCGGCCGGAGAAGGTGCGCCGCGCCGCCATCGAAAACGCGTCCGACATCGATGTCCATGCGCTGCATCAGGGCTGGATCAAGGTCATGCGCAAGCGGGGCGGCACCCTCTTGTGCAACGCGCGCGTCAGCAAGCTCACCCGCGAGGGCAACCGCTGGCTCATCGAAAGCCCGGCCGGAGTGGTTTCCGCCGCGGTGGTGGTAAATGCGGCCGGCGCCTGGGCCGACAAGGTCGCCGCCATGGCCGGCCTCGATCCGATCGGCCTCACCCCCTGCCGCCGCAGCATGGCGGTGCTGCCGGCGCCGGAGGGCTACGATGTCAGCCGGTGGCCCGTCTTCGGTCCGGCGCGAGAACTCTGGTACTGCAAGGCTGAAGCCGGAACCCTCTATGTCTCGCCCGCAGAAGAGGACCCGATGGAGCCGCACGATGCTTATCCCGACGACATGGTGCTGGCGGAGGGGCTCGATCGATTCGAGCAGGCGGTGACCATCCGCGTCACCCGTATAGAGCGCAGCTGGGCCGGCTTGCGCACCTTCGCCCGTGATCGCACGCCGGTCATCGGATTCGACCCTGCCGCCGAAGGCTTCTTCTGGCTCGCCGGCCAAGGCGGCTATGGCATTCAGACCTCACCGGCGGCCTCGCGGCTCGCTTCTGCCATTATTCTGGGCGAAAAAGCGGCCGGTGATGATGAACGGACCGTTAGGGCTCAGCTTGATCCGGCCCGATTTCGGTAA
- the speB gene encoding agmatinase, whose protein sequence is MTRVLNQPLSGNDMPRFGGIATMMRLPHVDSAEGLDACFVGVPMDIGTSNRPGTRFGPRQIRTESVMLRPYNMATRAAPFDSLQVADIGDVPTNPYDLKDSVRIIEAFYTNRILNQGARPLTLGGDHTLVLPILRAMARKYGPVGLIHVDAHADINDTMFGEKIAHGTPFRRAVEDRAIDPKRVWQIGLRGTGYAAEDFDWPRNQGFRVVQVEECWHKSLAPLMEEVRANLGSGPVYLSFDIDSLDPAYAPGTGTPEIGGLTVPQGIEIIRGCRGLDLVGCDLVEVSPPYDTTGNTAITAANLLFEMLCVLPGVTYRT, encoded by the coding sequence ATGACGCGAGTGCTCAATCAACCCTTGAGCGGCAACGACATGCCGCGCTTCGGCGGCATCGCCACCATGATGCGTTTGCCGCATGTGGACAGCGCCGAAGGGCTCGATGCCTGCTTCGTCGGCGTGCCCATGGACATCGGCACCAGCAACCGCCCGGGCACCCGGTTCGGGCCCCGTCAGATCCGTACGGAATCGGTCATGCTGCGCCCCTACAACATGGCGACGCGCGCGGCACCCTTCGATTCGCTCCAGGTGGCCGATATCGGCGACGTGCCGACCAATCCCTATGACCTGAAGGACTCGGTGCGCATCATCGAGGCGTTCTACACCAACAGGATTCTGAACCAGGGCGCGCGCCCCCTGACCCTTGGTGGCGACCACACGCTGGTGTTGCCCATACTCAGGGCCATGGCCAGGAAATACGGGCCGGTGGGTCTTATCCACGTGGATGCCCATGCCGACATCAACGACACCATGTTCGGCGAGAAGATCGCCCACGGCACGCCGTTCCGCCGGGCAGTGGAGGACCGGGCCATCGATCCCAAGCGGGTCTGGCAGATCGGCCTGCGCGGCACCGGCTACGCGGCGGAGGACTTCGACTGGCCGCGCAATCAAGGCTTCCGGGTGGTGCAGGTCGAGGAGTGCTGGCACAAATCGTTGGCACCACTGATGGAAGAAGTGCGGGCCAATCTCGGCAGCGGCCCCGTCTATCTGAGCTTCGACATCGACAGCCTCGATCCGGCCTATGCGCCAGGCACCGGCACCCCGGAAATCGGCGGTCTCACCGTGCCTCAGGGCATCGAGATCATCCGCGGCTGCCGCGGGCTCGATCTCGTCGGCTGCGACCTGGTCGAGGTCTCCCCGCCCTATGATACGACCGGAAATACGGCGATCACCGCGGCGAACCTTCTTTTCGAGATGCTCTGCGTACTGCCGGGCGTCACCTATCGCACCTGA
- a CDS encoding gamma-glutamylcyclotransferase, whose protein sequence is MQEFWVFGYGSLMWRPGFAYEEQRPALLRGAHRSLCVLSHVHRGTPEKPGLVLGLDLGGSCRGTAFRVAPENWAEVRAYLVAREQVTNVYREALRRISFVDTKGGAAAALVFLIDRRHPQYAGQLSIAEQVNLILQGCGISGRCPDYVRSTVLHLRELGIRDPELEALLQAVDDAEALVQVR, encoded by the coding sequence ATGCAGGAGTTCTGGGTCTTTGGCTACGGATCGCTCATGTGGCGGCCGGGCTTCGCCTACGAGGAACAGCGGCCCGCCTTGCTCCGCGGCGCACACCGTTCCTTGTGCGTGTTGTCGCACGTGCATCGCGGCACCCCGGAAAAGCCGGGCCTGGTGCTGGGGCTCGACCTCGGCGGCTCGTGCCGGGGAACAGCCTTCCGCGTCGCGCCTGAGAACTGGGCGGAGGTGCGCGCCTATCTGGTGGCCCGCGAACAGGTGACCAACGTCTATCGCGAGGCGCTCCGCCGAATCTCCTTCGTCGACACGAAAGGCGGCGCCGCAGCCGCGCTCGTTTTCCTGATCGACCGAAGGCATCCACAATATGCGGGCCAGCTCAGCATCGCCGAGCAGGTCAACCTCATCCTGCAGGGCTGCGGCATCTCAGGCCGCTGCCCCGACTATGTGCGCTCGACCGTGCTGCATCTGCGCGAGCTCGGCATTCGTGACCCCGAGCTCGAAGCCTTGCTGCAGGCGGTCGACGACGCCGAGGCCCTCGTTCAGGTGCGATAG
- a CDS encoding DUF2125 domain-containing protein, whose amino-acid sequence MGPWRVALPLIGVLVLFALWSGYWWYVSQMSRNGFERWVHEVVQRGMTVSCGEQQWGGYPFRVEMSCAPLQLSWTNSAGAGSIDLGRLESVFQVYNPRHVLAAASAPASYRIGASGGGAPNALVSATFAPATASLVLANGGFARSDLVVRELVADFGGAEGFGAQGRARSLELHSRFVQRDETAPMILEIAGTAEDISLAGPAVTYATGIPIALDAMTLRAEMDGAFTAAVDPSTALRAFVASGGKVRITQLNGRQGKVTIDATGELTFDSDGQANGELDSTVVNLKSILDQLREAGRLGELEAAFSLNMLSMLEGATSGREGSLRVKVVIKDGNVYFGPFKILELPPLF is encoded by the coding sequence TTGGGCCCTTGGCGGGTCGCACTGCCGCTGATCGGCGTGCTGGTGCTGTTTGCCCTCTGGTCGGGCTATTGGTGGTACGTCTCCCAGATGAGCCGCAACGGGTTCGAGCGCTGGGTCCACGAGGTGGTCCAGCGCGGGATGACGGTGAGCTGCGGCGAGCAGCAATGGGGCGGCTACCCCTTTCGGGTCGAGATGAGCTGCGCGCCCTTGCAGCTGTCCTGGACGAATTCGGCCGGCGCAGGGTCGATCGACCTAGGCCGGCTGGAGAGCGTCTTCCAGGTCTATAATCCCCGCCATGTGCTGGCGGCGGCTTCGGCCCCGGCCTCCTACCGCATTGGCGCGTCCGGCGGCGGCGCGCCGAATGCGCTGGTATCGGCCACCTTTGCGCCGGCAACCGCCAGCCTGGTTCTGGCCAATGGCGGCTTTGCCCGAAGTGATCTCGTGGTTCGCGAGCTGGTTGCGGATTTCGGCGGTGCCGAGGGTTTCGGCGCACAAGGACGCGCCCGCAGTCTTGAGCTGCACAGCCGGTTCGTGCAGCGCGATGAGACCGCGCCGATGATCCTGGAAATCGCGGGCACGGCCGAGGACATTTCCCTGGCCGGACCGGCGGTCACCTACGCCACCGGCATACCGATCGCCCTCGACGCGATGACGCTTCGGGCCGAGATGGATGGCGCCTTCACCGCAGCGGTCGACCCCAGCACGGCCCTGCGCGCCTTCGTGGCCTCGGGGGGCAAGGTGCGCATCACCCAGCTGAACGGTCGCCAGGGCAAGGTGACCATCGACGCGACGGGCGAGCTCACCTTCGATAGCGACGGCCAGGCCAATGGGGAGCTCGACTCCACCGTGGTGAATTTGAAGAGCATACTCGACCAGCTGCGGGAGGCCGGCCGCCTCGGCGAGCTCGAAGCCGCTTTCTCGCTCAACATGCTCTCCATGCTGGAGGGTGCGACCTCCGGCCGCGAGGGATCGTTGCGGGTCAAGGTGGTCATCAAGGATGGCAACGTCTATTTCGGCCCATTCAAGATCCTGGAACTGCCGCCGCTATTCTGA
- a CDS encoding adenosylcobalamin-dependent ribonucleoside-diphosphate reductase translates to MTEMARELSPIAREIWDMKYRLKQPDGTPIDQTVDDTWWRVARALAQPEPPARREAFAAQFYEAMAGYRFLPAGRILAGAGTGRQVTLFNCFVMGTIADDMSAIFEGLREAALTMQQGGGIGHDFSTLRPRGAPVKGVGADASGPLSFMDVWDAMCRTIMSAGSRRGAMMATMRCDHPDIEAFIEAKRDPGRLRMFNLSVLVTDAFMAAVRDDKDWPLVFGGRVFKTVEARALWDKIMRATYDYAEPGVIFIDRVNALNNLHYCERITATNPCGEQPLPPYGACLLGSINLARLVHDPFSGQARIDEEELGRLVATAVRMMDNVIDVSNYPLDAQRQEAQAKRRIGLGVTGLADALIMCGLRYGSDAAAARAKAWMAAIERAAYSASIDLAVEKGPFPLFDAAGYLASGHAAQLPEELRARVAEHGIRNALLTSIAPTGTISLFADNVSSGVEPVFSYSYQRRVLLPDGSFRMEQVSDHAYRMFRRLFGEDAELPDHFVTTQELSPRDHLVMEAALQAHVDSSISKTVNVPQDISFEAFRDVYQLAYDMGLKGCTTYRPNEITGSVLSVDQVSASSSPGAAPAATGPAGDYTPMERDAVLPGFTYKLKWPDSDHAIYITMNDIIRDGRRLPFEIFINSKNMEHYAWTVALTRMISAVFRRGGDVSFVVEELKAVFDPRGGQWMKGRYVPSLLAAIGGVIEEHMVDIGFLAPDGRFLDRDPAAAVRENAAAAEGASAARAPAQCPRCGSAALVFQEGCATCMSCGYSRCS, encoded by the coding sequence ATGACCGAAATGGCACGAGAGCTGTCCCCGATCGCCCGCGAGATCTGGGACATGAAGTATCGTCTCAAACAGCCGGACGGCACGCCGATCGACCAGACCGTGGACGATACCTGGTGGCGGGTGGCACGCGCGCTCGCGCAGCCCGAGCCGCCAGCACGGCGGGAGGCGTTCGCGGCCCAGTTCTACGAGGCCATGGCTGGTTATCGCTTCCTGCCGGCCGGCCGCATTCTGGCCGGTGCCGGCACCGGGCGCCAGGTGACGCTGTTCAACTGCTTCGTCATGGGAACCATCGCCGATGATATGTCGGCGATCTTCGAGGGCCTGCGCGAAGCCGCGCTGACCATGCAGCAAGGCGGCGGAATCGGCCATGACTTCTCGACCCTCAGGCCGCGTGGTGCGCCGGTAAAGGGGGTGGGCGCGGATGCCTCCGGGCCGCTCAGCTTCATGGATGTGTGGGACGCCATGTGCCGGACGATCATGTCGGCGGGCTCGCGTCGCGGCGCGATGATGGCGACGATGCGCTGCGACCACCCCGATATCGAGGCGTTCATCGAGGCGAAGCGCGACCCAGGCCGGCTGCGCATGTTCAATCTCTCGGTGCTGGTGACCGACGCGTTCATGGCGGCGGTGCGCGATGACAAGGACTGGCCGCTGGTGTTCGGCGGGCGGGTCTTCAAGACGGTGGAGGCGCGCGCGCTGTGGGACAAGATCATGCGCGCCACCTACGATTATGCCGAGCCGGGCGTGATCTTCATCGACCGGGTGAATGCGCTCAACAATCTGCACTATTGCGAGCGAATCACCGCCACCAATCCATGCGGCGAGCAGCCATTGCCGCCCTATGGCGCCTGCCTGCTCGGTTCCATCAATCTTGCACGGCTGGTGCATGATCCATTCTCGGGGCAAGCGCGAATCGATGAGGAGGAGCTGGGCCGGCTTGTGGCGACCGCCGTGCGCATGATGGACAACGTCATCGACGTGTCCAACTACCCGCTTGATGCCCAGAGGCAGGAGGCCCAGGCCAAGCGCCGCATTGGCCTGGGCGTGACAGGCCTGGCGGATGCGCTGATCATGTGCGGGCTGCGCTATGGCAGCGATGCCGCGGCGGCCCGTGCCAAGGCGTGGATGGCCGCCATCGAGCGTGCTGCTTATTCCGCCAGCATCGATCTTGCTGTGGAAAAAGGACCGTTCCCCCTGTTCGACGCGGCAGGCTACCTGGCCAGCGGCCATGCAGCCCAATTGCCTGAGGAGCTGCGCGCCCGCGTTGCCGAGCATGGCATCCGCAACGCGCTGCTCACGTCAATCGCGCCAACCGGCACCATATCCCTGTTTGCGGACAATGTGTCGAGCGGTGTCGAGCCGGTATTCAGCTACAGCTACCAGCGGCGGGTGCTGCTGCCGGACGGCAGCTTTCGCATGGAGCAGGTGTCCGACCATGCCTATCGCATGTTCCGCCGTCTGTTCGGCGAGGACGCCGAACTGCCGGACCATTTCGTGACCACCCAGGAGCTCAGCCCGCGCGATCACCTCGTGATGGAGGCGGCGCTGCAGGCCCATGTGGACAGCTCCATCTCCAAGACCGTGAACGTGCCGCAGGACATTTCCTTCGAGGCATTCCGTGATGTCTATCAGCTGGCCTATGACATGGGGCTGAAAGGCTGCACCACTTATCGGCCGAACGAGATCACCGGCTCGGTCTTGAGCGTGGATCAGGTTTCTGCCTCGTCTTCGCCCGGTGCCGCGCCCGCCGCGACCGGACCGGCAGGCGATTATACGCCCATGGAGCGAGACGCGGTGCTGCCGGGCTTCACCTACAAGCTGAAATGGCCGGACTCCGACCACGCCATCTATATCACCATGAACGACATCATCCGTGATGGCCGGCGGCTGCCGTTCGAGATCTTCATCAATTCCAAGAACATGGAGCACTACGCCTGGACCGTGGCGCTGACCCGGATGATCTCGGCGGTGTTCCGGCGGGGCGGCGACGTCTCCTTCGTGGTGGAGGAGCTGAAGGCGGTGTTCGACCCGCGCGGCGGACAATGGATGAAGGGGCGCTACGTGCCAAGCCTGCTTGCGGCCATTGGCGGCGTGATCGAGGAGCACATGGTGGATATCGGCTTTCTCGCGCCCGACGGCCGGTTTCTCGACCGTGATCCTGCTGCCGCTGTTCGCGAGAATGCCGCGGCTGCGGAAGGGGCTTCGGCTGCGCGCGCACCGGCGCAATGCCCACGCTGCGGGTCGGCGGCGCTGGTTTTTCAGGAAGGCTGCGCCACCTGCATGTCCTGCGGCTATTCCCGCTGCAGCTGA